A single Argentina anserina chromosome 7, drPotAnse1.1, whole genome shotgun sequence DNA region contains:
- the LOC126802857 gene encoding uncharacterized protein LOC126802857: MAKSREDPSFWLPYDFLTTHDVNFMNQKDPSFRRTPTDSLPTEFPYEFDSSGFNSAFSSPVESDVGSIEKERSSDEDSLAGLTRRLAQSSLSQTQNLSVPSFTQEKQPEWVMSGSPQSTLSGIGSWSGNGSPSAPSSQVPSPPTTPFGSQNDTWDLIYAAAGQVARLKMNSVDGAAKFTNPSPSLPCVQNQSPYTQFQQVRQEQVVQSQCSSPWGKPMKLNWSAQQQQIQNRRRNIVGFESARCGHGMSSPQSQNAWPPLQAQHQKQQQPHRNTRLVLPNGSNVKRESTGTGVFLPRRYTNPIPTPEPPRKRAGCPTVLLPAKVVQALNLSFKDMNGHYQQQHLQPRFNNTALAPNHEDLVARRNALLTQRRRGLRQEGPLSHEVRLPQEWTY; encoded by the exons ATGGCTAAGTCACGAGAGGATCCCAGTTTCTGGCTCCCATATGATTTCCTTACAACACACGATGTTAACTTCATGAACCAGAAAGACCCCAGCTTCCGCAGAACCCCTACAGACTCATTGCCGACCGAGTTTCCGTACGAGTTCGACTCGTCTGGTTTCAACTCGGCCTTTAGTTCGCCGGTGGAGTCAGATGTGGGCTCCATCGAGAAGGAGCGCAGCAGCGACGAGGACTCTCTCGCCGGGCTAACTCGCCGACTGGCTCAGTCTTCCCTCAGCCAAACTCAGAACCTCTCCGTCCCCAGCTTCACTCAAGAAAAGCAGCCTGAG TGGGTCATGTCCGGGTCGCCTCAGTCAACTCTGAGCGGAATAGGGAGCTGGTCGGGCAACGGAAGCCCGTCGGCGCCTTCTTCCCAGGTGCCATCTCCCCCAACGACGCCGTTCGGAAGTCAGAACGACACCTGGGACCTGATTTACGCCGCCGCCGGACAAGTTGCCAGGTTGAAGATGAACAGTGTCGATGGTGCTGCCAAATTCACTAACCCAAGTCCTTCACTTCCTTGCGTCCAAAACCAATCCCCCTACACTCAG TTTCAGCAAGTTAGACAAGAGCAAGTTGTACAGTCACAGTGTTCTTCTCCATGGGGGAAACCGATGAAGCTTAACTGGTCAGCTCAGCAGCAACAGATCCAAAACAGAAGGAGAAACATAGTTGGATTTGAAAGTGCAAGATGTGGGCATGGTATGAGTTCGCCGCAATCTCAAAATGCATGGCCTCCACTTCAAGCTCAgcaccaaaaacaacaacagcCGCATCGTAATACCCGGCTCGTTTTGCCCAATGGGTCTAATGTCAAGAGGGAATCAACCGGCACCGGCGTCTTTTTGCCTCGCCGGTACACCAACCCCATTCCCACTCCTGAGCCGCCTCGCAAAAGAGCAG gtTGCCCAACTGTTTTGCTCCCTGCCAAGGTGGTTCAAGCTCTGAACTTGAGCTTTAAGGACATGAATGGACATTATCAGCAACAACATCTTCAGCCGCGCTTCAACAACACTGCTTTGGCTCCAAACCATG AAGATTTGGTGGCAAGAAGAAATGCCCTTTTGACTCAGCGGAGAAGGGGTTTAAGGCAAGAAGGGCCACTAAGCCATGAGGTGCGCTTGCCTCAAGAATGGACCTACTGA